A stretch of the Mycobacterium shigaense genome encodes the following:
- a CDS encoding ferredoxin yields MPMMPVACRRCGARVLVRKSSWNQTSVQWNGDAIARCAERHQAQQISTDGRGIFLACSALGDSIVDAARRGELPVVD; encoded by the coding sequence ATGCCGATGATGCCCGTGGCATGCCGGCGCTGCGGGGCCCGGGTCCTGGTCCGCAAGAGCAGCTGGAATCAGACCAGTGTGCAGTGGAACGGCGACGCGATCGCCCGGTGCGCCGAACGCCATCAGGCGCAGCAGATTTCGACGGACGGCCGGGGCATCTTTCTGGCGTGCTCGGCCCTGGGGGATTCGATCGTTGACGCGGCGCGGCGCGGCGAGTTGCCGGTTGTCGACTAG
- a CDS encoding 3-ketosteroid-delta-1-dehydrogenase translates to MTPRSTTIPAGLPVADTTVDLLIIGSGTGMAAALTAHELGLSVLIVEKSSHVGGSTARSGGVLWLPASPVLREAGANDTAQAAATYLDSVVAGSAPQKLSTAFLAHVSATVDMLRRTTPLRLFWARDYSDYHPEQPGGSAPGRTCECHPLDTSILGEYRTRLRPGVLEVNVPMPTTGADYRWMNLVARLPRKGIPTFAKRLAQGVGGLLLGRRYAAGGQGLTAGLFAGVLRAGIPVWTNTSLVRLDGGGDRVTGAIVDHDGREVLIAARRGVVLATGGFDHSMDMRWKFQAESLGANLSLGAESNTGDGIRAGQEAGAGIDLMDQAWWFPAVAPLPGKPPVVMLAERSLPGSLIVDQDGHRFANESMDYMSFGQRLLERERSDGRPVPMWIVFDQQYRNSYVFGAELFPRMRLPQAWYDAGIAVRADNLTNLGARMGVPVAEFFATMTRFNHNASAGADPDFGRGRSAYDRYYGDPTIKPNPNLRPLVKGPFYAVKMVLSDLGTCGGLRTDDRARVLREDGGVIAGLYAVGNTAANAFGTTYPGAGATIAQGLVYGYIAAVDASG, encoded by the coding sequence GTGACCCCGCGCAGCACCACCATCCCCGCCGGGCTTCCGGTGGCCGACACCACCGTGGATCTGCTGATCATCGGATCGGGGACCGGCATGGCCGCCGCGCTGACGGCCCACGAACTGGGGCTGTCGGTCCTGATCGTGGAGAAGTCGTCGCACGTGGGCGGATCGACCGCGCGCTCCGGCGGCGTGCTGTGGCTGCCCGCCAGCCCGGTGCTGCGCGAGGCCGGCGCGAACGACACCGCGCAGGCCGCCGCGACGTATCTGGATTCGGTCGTCGCGGGGTCGGCGCCGCAAAAGCTGTCCACCGCGTTTCTGGCGCATGTGTCCGCGACGGTTGACATGCTGCGCCGGACGACTCCGCTGCGTCTGTTCTGGGCCCGCGACTACTCGGACTACCACCCCGAGCAACCCGGTGGCAGCGCCCCGGGTCGTACCTGCGAGTGCCACCCGCTGGACACGTCGATACTCGGCGAGTACCGCACCCGGCTGCGGCCTGGCGTACTGGAGGTCAATGTCCCGATGCCGACCACGGGCGCCGACTACCGGTGGATGAACCTGGTGGCCCGCCTGCCGCGCAAGGGCATTCCCACGTTCGCCAAGCGCCTGGCCCAGGGAGTGGGCGGGCTGCTGTTGGGGCGGCGTTACGCGGCGGGCGGCCAGGGCCTGACGGCCGGCCTGTTCGCGGGTGTGCTGCGGGCTGGCATCCCGGTGTGGACCAACACCTCGCTGGTGCGCCTGGACGGCGGCGGTGACCGGGTGACCGGCGCCATCGTGGACCACGACGGGCGCGAGGTGCTGATCGCCGCCAGGCGCGGGGTGGTACTGGCGACGGGCGGGTTCGACCACAGCATGGACATGCGGTGGAAGTTCCAGGCGGAGTCGCTGGGCGCCAACCTGAGTCTGGGCGCCGAGTCGAACACCGGCGACGGGATCCGTGCCGGCCAAGAGGCCGGTGCGGGAATCGATTTGATGGACCAGGCGTGGTGGTTTCCCGCTGTCGCTCCGCTACCCGGCAAGCCGCCCGTGGTGATGCTGGCCGAGCGGTCGTTGCCGGGGTCGCTGATCGTCGACCAGGACGGCCACCGCTTCGCCAACGAGTCGATGGACTACATGTCGTTCGGCCAGCGGTTGCTGGAACGGGAGCGCTCCGATGGCCGGCCCGTGCCAATGTGGATCGTGTTCGATCAGCAGTACCGCAACAGCTATGTCTTTGGTGCCGAACTGTTTCCGCGCATGCGCCTACCCCAGGCCTGGTACGACGCGGGCATCGCGGTGCGGGCCGACAACCTGACCAACCTCGGGGCGCGGATGGGGGTCCCGGTCGCCGAGTTCTTCGCGACGATGACCCGCTTCAACCACAACGCTTCGGCCGGTGCGGATCCCGACTTCGGCCGCGGCCGCAGCGCCTATGACCGCTACTACGGTGACCCGACGATCAAGCCGAATCCCAACCTGCGTCCGTTGGTCAAGGGCCCGTTCTACGCGGTCAAAATGGTGCTCAGCGACCTGGGCACGTGCGGCGGGCTGCGGACCGACGACCGGGCGCGCGTGCTGCGCGAAGACGGCGGCGTGATCGCGGGCCTGTATGCGGTCGGCAACACCGCGGCGAACGCTTTCGGCACCACCTATCCCGGCGCGGGGGCGACGATCGCGCAAGGGCTGGTGTACGGCTACATCGCGGCCGTGGACGCGTCCGGTTAA
- a CDS encoding IclR family transcriptional regulator has translation MSQSVAPAETPTAVIDRIALVLDAFDGPGRLTLAQIVRRTGLPRSSAHRMLERLVQLRWLRRSGRDYELGMRLVELGSLAVHQDRLVRAASPLLGELHRATGLVVHLAVLDAPDVVYLEKIGGTAVPTRVGSRQPAHCTAVGKAMLAYSGQHAAVNLRVRKTKYSISTSSQLAIELAKVRAHGVAFEREESLAGFGCVAAPICSPGEDQDVLAAVSVCGPMNRMMFDQRLTAPVRMTAMAIWRNIEGGPQCVAPTLQPLRPLRPARPEPRRAVQYA, from the coding sequence ATGTCACAGTCCGTTGCGCCCGCCGAAACGCCCACCGCCGTGATCGACCGCATCGCGCTGGTCCTGGACGCGTTCGATGGACCGGGCCGACTCACCCTCGCCCAGATCGTCCGGCGCACCGGCCTGCCGCGCTCGTCGGCGCACCGGATGCTGGAGCGGTTGGTGCAGCTGCGCTGGCTGCGTCGCAGCGGCCGCGACTACGAGCTGGGGATGCGGCTGGTGGAGCTAGGCTCGCTGGCGGTGCACCAAGACCGGTTGGTCCGGGCCGCCAGCCCGCTGCTGGGCGAATTGCACCGCGCCACCGGCCTCGTCGTGCACCTGGCTGTCCTGGACGCACCCGACGTCGTGTACCTGGAGAAGATCGGCGGCACGGCGGTGCCCACCCGGGTCGGGTCGCGCCAGCCCGCCCACTGCACCGCCGTCGGCAAAGCCATGCTGGCCTACTCCGGCCAGCACGCGGCGGTGAATCTGCGCGTCCGCAAGACCAAGTACTCGATCTCCACCAGTTCGCAGCTGGCGATCGAACTGGCCAAGGTCCGCGCACACGGCGTGGCATTCGAACGCGAGGAGTCGCTGGCCGGATTCGGCTGCGTCGCAGCCCCCATCTGCAGCCCGGGTGAGGACCAGGACGTCCTCGCCGCCGTGTCGGTGTGCGGCCCGATGAATCGCATGATGTTCGATCAGCGCCTGACCGCGCCGGTGCGCATGACGGCGATGGCGATTTGGCGCAACATCGAGGGCGGGCCGCAATGCGTAGCCCCCACGCTGCAGCCGCTGCGGCCGTTGCGGCCGGCACGTCCCGAGCCGCGGCGGGCCGTGCAGTACGCGTGA
- a CDS encoding FAD-dependent oxidoreductase — translation MTPDTDVRPVPASSITSWDDEADVVIAGYGVAGAAAAVEAARAGADVLVLERTGSWGGAASMAGGFIYLGGGTPLQKACGFPDSVENMVAFLNIAMGPGADENRIADYCAGSVAHFDWLVGCGVPFKAEFFAEPGWEPMGDQGLMYSGGENSYPFNTIATPAPRGHVPQMSNKKQGEASAGYMLMKPLVKTATAAGARALYDVRAQSLVVESDGRVVGIRARRYGTELTIRARSGVVLATGSFAYNDSMVARFAPRIAGRPAASIEQHDGQAIRMAQALGADLAHMDATEVAIFIDPQQLVRGILVNGSGQRYVAEDTYPGRIGQLTLYHQDNVAYLIIDSDANDEAMASWSPKFMLREASWVADNIADLERAMGLPPGSLQSTVTAFNDGAARGEDPLLHKKPEWLKPIGSPVGAIDLRENTGGFTLGGLNTTLDAEVLHVSGEPIPGLFAAGRSTAGLAAWGYASGVSLGDGSFYGRRAGRSAAKS, via the coding sequence ATGACGCCCGACACCGACGTCAGGCCGGTCCCCGCCTCCTCGATCACCTCGTGGGACGACGAGGCCGACGTCGTCATTGCCGGCTATGGCGTGGCCGGCGCCGCCGCGGCGGTCGAGGCGGCGCGAGCCGGGGCCGACGTTCTGGTCCTCGAGCGCACGGGATCGTGGGGCGGCGCGGCGTCGATGGCGGGCGGGTTCATCTACCTCGGCGGTGGCACGCCACTGCAAAAGGCTTGTGGCTTCCCCGATTCCGTCGAGAACATGGTGGCCTTCCTCAATATCGCGATGGGGCCGGGCGCCGACGAGAACCGGATCGCGGACTACTGCGCCGGCAGCGTCGCCCACTTCGACTGGCTGGTCGGCTGCGGCGTCCCGTTCAAGGCCGAGTTCTTCGCCGAGCCCGGCTGGGAGCCGATGGGCGACCAAGGCCTGATGTACAGCGGCGGCGAAAACTCCTACCCGTTCAACACCATCGCGACCCCCGCGCCGCGCGGGCACGTCCCGCAGATGTCGAACAAGAAGCAGGGCGAGGCGAGTGCCGGCTACATGTTGATGAAGCCGCTCGTCAAGACGGCCACCGCCGCCGGCGCCCGGGCGCTCTATGACGTGCGGGCGCAAAGCCTCGTGGTGGAATCCGACGGCCGCGTGGTGGGCATCCGCGCCCGCCGGTACGGCACGGAACTGACGATTCGCGCTCGCAGCGGCGTGGTGCTCGCCACCGGCAGCTTCGCGTACAACGACTCGATGGTGGCGCGCTTCGCTCCCCGGATCGCCGGGCGGCCTGCCGCGTCCATCGAGCAACACGACGGGCAGGCGATCCGGATGGCGCAGGCGCTTGGCGCCGACCTGGCGCACATGGACGCCACCGAGGTCGCGATCTTCATCGACCCGCAGCAGCTGGTGCGCGGCATCTTGGTCAACGGAAGCGGCCAGCGCTACGTCGCCGAGGACACCTACCCGGGCCGCATCGGCCAACTCACGCTCTACCACCAGGACAACGTCGCCTACCTGATCATCGACAGCGACGCCAACGACGAGGCGATGGCGTCGTGGTCGCCGAAGTTCATGCTGCGAGAGGCGAGCTGGGTCGCCGATAACATCGCCGACCTGGAACGGGCGATGGGCCTGCCGCCCGGTTCGCTGCAGTCCACGGTGACCGCCTTCAACGACGGCGCCGCCCGAGGCGAGGACCCCCTGCTGCACAAGAAGCCGGAGTGGCTGAAACCGATCGGCTCCCCCGTCGGCGCCATCGACCTGCGCGAGAACACCGGCGGTTTCACCCTCGGCGGGTTGAACACCACCCTGGACGCGGAGGTGCTGCACGTCAGCGGCGAACCCATTCCCGGGCTGTTCGCCGCGGGGCGTTCGACGGCCGGTCTAGCGGCGTGGGGCTATGCCAGCGGCGTCTCCCTCGGCGATGGCAGCTTTTACGGTCGCCGCGCAGGCCGCTCCGCCGCGAAGAGCTGA
- the bphC gene encoding biphenyl-2,3-diol 1,2-dioxygenase, whose product MSDLKSLGYITISTSDIDRWRQFAFGILGFAQGTGPDPSALYLRMDERAARLIVVPGETDRVLTIGWEVRDRPALQRVKATLDGAGVAFKELSADDAEARRVEEVITFEDPAGTALEVFHGAVLDHSPVITPFGAKFVTGDQGMGHVVLPTMDPDRLFDFYTEVLGFRSRGALRVPLPKEFGPMRVRFLGINERHHSLAIVPAAHMRDPRLVHIMVEVDDLDAVGRALDRVKAEGFQLSSTLGRHTNDKMISFYVRAPGDWDIEFGTDGMRVDETYYTAEEITADSYWGHDWVGEMPAAMRL is encoded by the coding sequence GTGAGCGACCTGAAAAGCCTTGGCTACATCACCATTTCGACCAGCGACATCGACCGCTGGCGGCAATTCGCTTTCGGTATCCTGGGTTTCGCCCAGGGCACGGGACCGGATCCGTCGGCGCTGTATCTGCGGATGGACGAGCGGGCGGCCCGGCTCATCGTGGTGCCCGGTGAGACCGACCGGGTGCTCACCATCGGCTGGGAAGTGCGCGATCGCCCCGCGCTGCAGCGAGTCAAGGCCACCCTCGACGGTGCCGGAGTGGCTTTCAAGGAGCTGTCCGCCGATGACGCCGAGGCCCGGCGCGTCGAAGAGGTGATCACTTTCGAGGATCCCGCCGGCACCGCACTCGAGGTGTTCCACGGCGCGGTGCTGGATCACAGCCCGGTCATCACCCCGTTCGGCGCGAAATTCGTCACCGGCGATCAGGGCATGGGCCACGTCGTCCTGCCGACCATGGATCCCGACCGGCTGTTCGACTTCTACACCGAGGTGTTGGGTTTCCGATCGCGCGGAGCACTCCGGGTGCCGCTGCCGAAAGAGTTCGGGCCCATGCGGGTTCGGTTCCTGGGGATCAACGAGCGCCACCACAGCCTGGCGATCGTGCCGGCGGCGCACATGCGCGACCCCCGGCTGGTGCACATCATGGTCGAGGTCGACGACCTCGACGCGGTGGGCCGGGCGCTGGACCGGGTCAAGGCCGAGGGCTTCCAATTGTCGTCGACCCTGGGGCGCCACACCAACGACAAGATGATCTCGTTCTACGTCCGGGCGCCCGGCGACTGGGACATCGAATTCGGCACCGACGGCATGCGGGTCGACGAAACCTATTACACCGCGGAAGAAATCACCGCCGACAGCTATTGGGGCCACGACTGGGTGGGCGAGATGCCCGCAGCCATGCGGTTATGA
- a CDS encoding Rieske 2Fe-2S domain-containing protein — MTSQPEADEVRLIEAQAVPTRFARGWHCLGLLKDFSEGAPHSINAFGQKLVVFRTGNGEINVLDGYCRHMGGDLSQGEVKGDEIACPFHDWRWGGDGRCKQVPYSRRAPKLARTQAWVTLQQDGLLFVWNDPERKPPPPDVTIPRIQGATSDQWSDWHWYTTVVGSNCREIIDNVVDMAHFFYIHGALPTYFKNIFEGHVATQYMNGEGRPDMAGTEGAQMLGNTSVASYYGPSFMIDDLTYHYKHGDAHTILINCHYPIDANSFVLQYGIIVKKSDALPGDEALRTAVKLGEYVKLGFEQDVEIWRHKARIDNPLLVEEDGPVYQLRRWYQQFYVDAAAVQPDMVDRFEFELDTTRPYEAWMKEVEANMAAQAAGSV, encoded by the coding sequence ATGACGTCGCAGCCCGAGGCCGACGAAGTTCGGCTCATCGAAGCCCAGGCCGTCCCGACGCGGTTCGCCCGCGGCTGGCACTGCCTGGGTCTGCTCAAGGATTTCTCCGAAGGGGCGCCGCATTCCATCAATGCTTTCGGGCAGAAGCTGGTGGTTTTCCGCACTGGGAACGGCGAGATCAATGTGCTCGACGGGTATTGCCGGCACATGGGAGGTGACCTCTCCCAGGGTGAGGTCAAGGGCGACGAGATCGCCTGCCCGTTCCACGATTGGCGTTGGGGCGGCGACGGGCGATGCAAGCAGGTGCCCTACAGCAGGCGCGCCCCGAAGCTGGCCCGCACCCAGGCCTGGGTCACGCTGCAGCAGGACGGCCTGTTGTTCGTGTGGAACGACCCCGAGCGCAAGCCGCCCCCGCCGGATGTCACGATCCCGCGCATCCAGGGTGCCACCAGCGACCAGTGGAGCGACTGGCACTGGTACACCACCGTCGTCGGTAGCAACTGCCGCGAGATCATCGACAACGTCGTGGATATGGCGCACTTCTTCTACATTCACGGCGCGCTGCCGACCTACTTCAAGAACATCTTCGAAGGACACGTCGCGACGCAGTACATGAACGGCGAGGGCCGTCCCGACATGGCCGGCACCGAGGGCGCGCAAATGTTGGGCAACACGTCGGTGGCGTCGTATTATGGCCCGTCCTTCATGATCGACGACCTGACCTATCACTACAAACACGGCGACGCCCACACGATCCTGATCAACTGCCACTACCCGATTGACGCGAATTCCTTTGTGCTGCAATACGGTATCATCGTTAAGAAGTCGGATGCGCTGCCCGGCGATGAGGCGCTGCGAACCGCGGTGAAACTCGGAGAGTACGTGAAGCTCGGTTTCGAGCAAGACGTCGAGATCTGGCGGCACAAGGCGCGCATTGACAATCCGCTGCTGGTCGAGGAGGACGGCCCGGTCTATCAGCTGCGGCGCTGGTATCAACAGTTCTACGTCGACGCCGCCGCTGTGCAGCCGGATATGGTGGACCGCTTCGAGTTCGAGCTGGACACCACCCGCCCCTACGAGGCGTGGATGAAGGAGGTCGAGGCGAACATGGCGGCGCAGGCGGCGGGCTCGGTGTGA
- a CDS encoding oxidoreductase, translating to MARWLITGCSTGFGREIARAALAAGHSVVVTARRTEAVADLADEFGDRAVAVALDVTDTAQVTAAVAAADEAFGGIDVLVNNAGHGYLSSVEEGEDAEVRKLFDVNYFGAVDLIKAVLPGMRARGSGHIINISSMTGLVAKPPNAYYSSTKFALEAVTEALAAEVKPLGIKVTAIEPGAFRTDWATRSMKESSTPISDYADVAARKDLIKQFADHLPGDPRKVAEAVLMVTTLDDPPLRLLLGRDVLKATRDKIAAMSASIEEWKAVTKDVNFPTG from the coding sequence ATGGCGCGCTGGCTGATCACCGGCTGTTCCACGGGCTTCGGCCGCGAAATCGCGCGCGCCGCTTTGGCAGCGGGCCACAGCGTGGTGGTGACCGCCCGACGGACCGAGGCGGTGGCCGACCTCGCCGACGAATTTGGCGATCGGGCCGTGGCGGTCGCCCTCGACGTGACCGACACCGCCCAGGTCACCGCCGCGGTGGCGGCGGCCGACGAGGCGTTCGGCGGAATCGATGTCCTGGTCAACAACGCCGGTCACGGTTATCTGTCCTCAGTAGAAGAGGGCGAAGATGCCGAGGTGCGAAAGTTGTTCGACGTCAACTACTTCGGCGCGGTCGACTTGATCAAGGCCGTGCTGCCGGGCATGCGTGCCCGCGGGTCCGGGCATATCATCAACATCTCCTCGATGACCGGTCTGGTGGCCAAGCCGCCCAACGCCTACTACTCGTCGACCAAGTTCGCGCTGGAGGCGGTGACCGAGGCGCTCGCCGCCGAGGTAAAGCCCTTAGGCATCAAGGTGACCGCCATCGAGCCGGGCGCCTTCCGTACCGATTGGGCGACGCGGTCGATGAAGGAATCGAGCACCCCGATCTCCGACTACGCCGACGTGGCGGCGCGCAAGGACCTGATCAAGCAGTTCGCCGACCATCTGCCGGGTGATCCGCGCAAGGTTGCCGAGGCGGTCCTGATGGTCACCACGCTCGACGACCCGCCGCTGCGGCTGCTTTTGGGCCGCGATGTTCTCAAGGCCACGCGCGACAAGATCGCCGCGATGTCGGCGTCGATCGAAGAGTGGAAGGCCGTGACCAAGGACGTGAACTTCCCGACCGGATGA
- a CDS encoding PadR family transcriptional regulator: protein MASESDPASEKPAGKQDKAALAATSWALLGMMSYEEEVSGYDLKKWIDWSVDLYYWSPSYSQIYTELKKLESLGLATSRVERDEGTRTRRLYKITEAGMAAVTAWATDAPVDPPVLKHSVLMRMTLGHLSNPARLKEVLQEYAAYAETCHRKAVEDAEGAEAEPAWAYSVLALRWTAKYYAAEREFALEMLKEIDEADAVLQQAPKGGYGKPRTTPGYWREVEKQVAAKRDRH from the coding sequence ATGGCCTCCGAATCGGATCCTGCCAGCGAAAAGCCGGCGGGAAAGCAGGACAAGGCGGCACTTGCCGCCACCAGCTGGGCGCTGCTGGGCATGATGTCCTACGAAGAGGAAGTCTCCGGCTACGACCTCAAGAAGTGGATCGATTGGAGCGTTGACCTCTACTACTGGAGCCCGTCGTACAGCCAGATCTATACCGAGCTGAAGAAGCTGGAGTCGTTGGGGCTGGCGACGTCTCGCGTCGAGCGCGACGAGGGCACCCGCACCCGCCGGCTCTACAAGATCACCGAGGCCGGGATGGCTGCGGTCACCGCGTGGGCCACCGATGCGCCGGTGGATCCGCCCGTGCTCAAACACAGCGTGCTGATGCGGATGACGCTGGGACACTTGAGCAACCCGGCCCGGCTCAAGGAAGTCCTGCAGGAGTATGCGGCCTACGCCGAAACCTGCCATCGCAAAGCCGTCGAGGACGCCGAGGGCGCCGAAGCCGAACCCGCATGGGCGTATTCCGTGCTCGCGTTGCGCTGGACCGCCAAGTATTACGCCGCCGAGCGCGAGTTCGCCCTGGAAATGCTGAAAGAGATCGACGAGGCGGACGCGGTGCTGCAGCAGGCACCCAAGGGGGGGTACGGCAAACCCCGGACCACGCCGGGTTACTGGCGTGAGGTGGAAAAGCAGGTTGCGGCCAAACGCGATCGCCACTAG